In a genomic window of Eriocheir sinensis breed Jianghai 21 chromosome 38, ASM2467909v1, whole genome shotgun sequence:
- the LOC127008624 gene encoding SH3 and multiple ankyrin repeat domains protein 2-like isoform X6 produces the protein MKSAKRNGASKTTTLTSLRSRSAVIMEDGVSLSSASGSASGAGGSSSASSMAGEEVVLRINVPELKVEKCLQFHRDDLVWDVKQQALAALPKVALWYRELRESFNYGLFCPPQNGRAGKFLDEERPLGDYPLLTPVGYLELKYKRRVYKMLHLEEKALRALHTRANLRRFLEYVKENNVDKVSKMCAKGMDPNFHCQETGETPLTLAARIKKPARMIVAMVNGGALLDYRTRDGVTAMHRAVQASNFEAVKTLLDLGASPNYRDTRGLTPLYYSVTHNTDPLLCEALLHDYAVIGASDSQGWQETHQACRNKMVQHLEHLLFYGADMNAQNASGNTPLHVCAVNNLEDCARVLLFRGCNKNAINYANQTPYQVAVIAGNMDLGEVIKTHNEDDVVPFKEPPKYNPNRRISGVPLSRTHSDPRLEVSTTTKPPSPSPSTRSIPPFSSASSLSETSTGSSSTCTHPSEMDSEECASALGSASLNAAGMDCCDMVSDSSGVCTSNSGSAESYDATPTDVTQFDMGMLVVCLQQYILHKPGHLDINAGDILEVTGSTDDGMLEGVLRGVTGVFPPHCVQEVRLRNPQAVRESLIAPQVARVQGRREMMVPPHYGTAPRIRKPVNEPRTVVLHRGKKGFGFVLRGAKATSPLMERPHERGPALQYLDDVDPGGVADLAGLKKGDYLIKINGEDVSQASHEHVVTLIRKSGDLVQMVVVTPSPMTSFTALKPPMGNIGTIRRGCQTLPRKLHAVRSSQAPPAPPPRDPRTTLSVGRARAKSMVAGLQDIGTSSLRELDTKEALDASMRENGDVMSRSAGEHYGVGLYGSPQGTPSMGTPVGTPPGPKVASIKARPSSKRMTAAEVEDLFQHSSSPPTSPSSRPPRVYASVAEMKKAKMTPRRCKYAFMLRFRASSESPHSDMAVRQSTNKSSSSQNNTHCPPGLRLCFPAMNFIAAAGTAMKARHVAELTRMHKVFRSTPDLKAGVTAPLPAATAEEKRKSISQEDLFISTLNGQGSRHSLACPPRRSSTLGRSPVGGGSLGSSQSWQSGEDDEDDDEEEEESSDSPNCSPGPVEYRMLRRSQSAVNAAMLRRAGLHPPPTHPPPPPPLGQLVKVDISRSKSDYATVGVAPSTPDSAPLSPAIQSSFRPTDSAKLYASPEEVKAVGYRSPDSAGRKGTSVKTRSQSLPPSTSRPSVQRGSPERAAQAAYSATAYSTFRGEGREGSRSQEPLSPPATAPHRPPVSDSVTYARPKNNRSVQENVETNSPSRVVPQGGRGAPPPSTPAPDIPEPDYSSDENSSAPSLSQDDSKKTKTLKKKKQSVAFSPNLVTSTDPPTPPQQDSDGPHYAAPSRTPAPALAPVGPLGGNNFRDMIAQKAAERQARQDDGPEGSRSANSSPAKRINNGNGNGALGDAIQESALFNRQREKSSPAPQVGRPVSGPNEDLKMGRIMRNSKSCPNEFLEDGDNSSSGVSSDQDPAEAYVTVINTESDTISATTSGNGGSERFLSHQGSRDDSSEASESSDEASDRTWILTNERSGERSDSRSDSDSNGARRSGSLTRNAVSLVKLPPPQETTEPDLEGETARQGDQDTLSTVSSLSSLSSGSGGSGGERERAHPPLTQAQHSLPTTTHPHMRATLPRTPSAVTRAASAPPQTTHGMKTVAGGSLTRGRPREQLWSSEGEGGGMVREKSAPPASRTLERPYKGTMNSRGAEYERSIEESLQLIRMHMDSLNEVNTLAGVPGAGGGSEMVLAPPPEFCDLSLSEHHPRRNKTVIHISSDTQDPPVSLVSGPSRHHHHHHHHLHHHHQQQQQQPQQQQHPQQQHPQQQHQHQLQQQQLQQQQLQQHQLQQHQLQQQQLQQHQLQQHQLQQHQLQQHQIQQHQLQQQLQQQQLQQQLQQQQQQEQEDDTPQFRHKTLTEWTTRDTTEWLESIFMPEYKDSFEEQDIDGRKLMGLNNDALINLGVRRVGHRVSMEKSLKRYKPTERIDL, from the exons GAACTCCGGGAGAGCTTCAACTATGGACTCTTCTGTCCGCCCCAGAATGGCCGCGCTGGGAAGTTTTTGGATGAGGAGAGGCCACTAGGAGACTACCCTCTCCTTACACCTGTGGGTTATCTAGAG CTTAAGTACAAGCGGAGAGTCTACAAAATGCTTCACCTGGAGGAGAAGGCTCTGCGTGCACTCCACACTCGGGCAAACCTTCGGCGATTCCTGGAGTACGTGAAGGAGAACAATGTGGACAAGGTGTCGAAGATGTGTGCCAAGGGAATGGACCCCAACTTTCACTGTCAGGAAACTGGAG AAACACCGCTGACCCTTGCTGCTCGTATCAAGAAGCCAGCACGCATGATTGTGGCGATGGTGAACGGCGGTGCGCTGCTGGACTACCGCACCAGAGACGGAGTAACTGCTATGCACAGGGCAGTCCAGGCCAGCAACTTTGAGGCTGTAAAAACACTGCTTG ATCTTGGCGCTTCACCGAATTATCGCGACACTCGTGGCCTGACGCCGCTCTACTACTCCGTGACCCACAACACCGACCCCTTGCTGTGTGAGGCTCTGCTGCACGACTATGCTGTCATCGGGGCGTCGGACAGTCAGGGCTGGCAGGAGACCCATCAG GCCTGCCGCAACAAGATGGTTCAGCACCTAGAACATCTGCTCTTTTATGGAGCTGACATGAATGCCCAGAATGCCTCTGGCAACACACCGCTCCATGTGTGTGCCGTCAACAACCTCGAAGACTGTGCCCGCGTCCTGCTGTTCCGAGGATGCAACAAGAATGCTATAAACTATGCCAATCAGACGCCCTATCAG GTGGCAGTCATTGCTGGAAACATGGACCTTGGGGAAGTGATAAAGACCCATAATGAGGATGACGTAG tGCCCTTCAAGGAACCACCAAAATACAACCCAAACAGACGCATCTCTGGAGTGCCTCTCTCCCGCACCCACTCTGACCCCAGACTGGAAGTGAGCACCACTACCAAGCCGCCCTCACCCTCGCCCTCCACCCGCTCCATCCCGCCCTTCagctctgcctcctccctcagTGAGACCTCCACCGGCAGCAGCTCCACCTGCACCCACCCCAGCGAGATGGACAGCGAGGAGTGTGCCAGCGCCCTCGGTTCAGCCAGTCTCAATGCTG CGGGTATGGACTGCTGTGACATGGTGAGTGACAGTTCTGGTGTGTGCACATCAAACAGCGGTAGTGCGGAGAGTTACGACGCCACACCCACAGATGTTACGCAGTTTGACATGGGCATGCTGGTGGTGTGTCTGCAGCAGTACATCCTACACAAGCCTGGACACCTGGACATCAATGCTGGTGACATTCTGGAAG TGACTGGTAGCACGGATGACGGTATGCTGGAGGGGGTGCTGCGGGGGGTGACTGGGGTGTTCCCGCCTCACTGCGTCCAGGAGGTGCGGCTGCGCAACCCCCAGGCTGTGAGGGAGTCCCTGATCGCCCCCCAGGTGGCCAGGGTGCAGGGCCGGCGGGAGATGATGGTGCCACCCCACTACGGCACAGCACCGAGGATCAGGAAGCC TGTCAATGAGCCTCGCACGGTTGTCCTTCACCGGGGCAAGAAAGGCTTTGGGTTTGTGCTGCGGGGTGCCAAGGCTACGTCGCCCCTGATGGAGCGTCCCCATGAGCGCGGCCCGGCCCTGCAATACCTCGACGATGTGGACCCCGGCGGCGTGGCGGACCTGGCAGGACTAAAGAAGGGAGATTACTTGATAAAG ATCAACGGCGAGGATGTGTCCCAGGCATCCCACGAGCATGTTGTAACCTTGATCCGTAAGTCTGGCGACCTGGTGCAGATGGTGGTGGTCACGCCAAGCCCCATGACCTCCTTCACCGCCCTTAAACCGCCGATGGGCAACATTGGCACAATAAGACGTGGGTGCCAGACACTACCCCGAAAACTCCACGCAG TGCGGTCGTCCCAAGCCCCCCCAGCTCCCCCCCCAAGGGACCCCAGAACCACCCTCAGTGTGGGCCGAGCAAGGGCCAAATCCATGGTGGCTGGACTTCAGGATATTG GAACGAGTTCCTTGAGGGAACTGGACACCAAAG AAGCCCTGGATGCCAGCATGCGAGAGAACGGGGATGTGATGTCCCGTTCTGCCGGAGAGCATTATGGGGTGGGTCTGTATGGCTCCCCCCAGGGCACCCCTTCCATGGGCACTCCAGTAGGCACTCCACCAGGCCCTAAGGTTGCATCCATTAAGGCGCGTCCAAGCTCGAAACGCATGACAGCAGCGGAGGTTGAGGACTTGTTCCAGCAcagctcctccccccccaccagcCCCTCCTCGCGTCCACCACGAGTGTATGCAAGTGTGGCGGAAATGAAGAAGGCAAAG ATGACACCAAGGCGATGCAAGTATGCTTTCATGCTGAGGTTCAGGGCATCAAGTGAGAGTCCCCACTCTGACATGGCTGTCAGGCAGTCCACCAACAAAAGCTCCTCCTCCCAGAACAACACACATTGTCCTCCTGGTTTGCGTTTATGTTTCCCGGCCATGAACTTTATAGCAGCGGCCGGCACA GCTATGAAGGCCAGGCATGTGGCCGAGCTCACCCGGATGCACAAGGTGTTCCGGTCTACGCCAGACCTGAAGGCCGGGGTCACGGCGCCCCTGCCAGCTGCCACAGCCGAGGAGAAGCGCAAGTCCATCTCCCAGGAAGATCTGTTCATTTCGACACTGAATGGCCAGGGATCACGACATTCCCTAGCCTGTCCGCCACGCCGCTCTTCCACCCTCGGGAGGAGTCCTGTTGGCGGGGGGTCTCTCGGGTCTAGCCAATCCTGGCAGAGTggggaggatgatgaggatgacgatgaggaggaggaggagagcagtgaCTCCCCTAACTGCTCCCCAGGACCCGTGGAGTACAGGATGCTCCGGCGCTCCCAGTCAGCTGTCAATGCTGCCATGCTGCGCCGGGCTGGTCTCCACCCTCCCCCAAcccaccctccacctccaccacccctcgGCCAGCTCGTGAAGGTTGACATCAGCCGCTCCAAGAGTGACTATGCCACAGTGGGCGTGGCACCCTCAACCCCCGACTCTGCTCCACTGTCGCCTGCCATCCAGTCCAGCTTCCGACCAACAGACAGTGCCAAGTTATATGCCTCACCAGAGGAGGTCAAGGCAGTGGGTTACCGCAGCCCAGACTCAGCGGGCCGCAAGGGCACCAGCGTCAAGACCCGGTCACAGAGCTTGCCACCGAGCACTTCCCGCCCCAGTGTCCAGCGAGGCTCCCCAGAGAGGGCCGCCCAGGCAGCCTACTCTGCCACCGCATACTCCACCTTCCGGGGCGAGGGTCGGGAGGGCAGCAGAAGCCAGGAGCCGCTCTCTCCTCCAGCCACAGCCCCACACAGACCTCCTGTTAGTGATTCTGTGACCTACGCACGACCCAAGAACAACCGCAGTGTTCAGGAGAATGTTGAGACCAATTCCCCCAGTCGTGTGGTTCCTCAAGGGGGTCGCGGcgcccctccaccctccaccccagcACCTGACATCCCTGAGCCAGACTACAGCTCCGATGAAAACTCCTCTGCCCCGTCACTGTCCCAGGATGATTCCAAAAAGACGAAGACCCTCAAGAAGAAGAAACAATCAGTAGCCTTCTCTCCCAACCTAGTGACCTCAACCGATCCCCCAACCCCCCCTCAGCAGGACTCTGATGGACCGCATTATGCTGCTCCCTCCAGAACCCCAGCACCAGCACTAGCCCCTGTGGGACCCCTTGGAGGCAATAACTTCAGGGACATGATAGCACAGAAGGCAGCTGAGAGACAAGCCAGGCAAGATGATGGACCAGAAGGCTCACGGTCAGCCAACTCCAGCCCGGCCAAGAGAATCAACAATGGCAATGGCAACGGGGCTCTTGGAGACGCCATCCAGGAATCTGCACTTTTCAATCGCCAACGAGAAAAGAGTTCTCCGGCACCACAGGTGGGCCGGCCTGTCAGTGGCCCCAATGAGGACCTCAAGATGGGCCGCATCATGAGGAACTCCAAGTCCTGCCCTAATGAGTTCTTAGAAGATGGTGACAACTCCTCCAGCGGTGTGAGCAGTGATCAGGACCCTGCAGAGGCCTACGTCACTGTCATTAACACAGAGTCTGACACCATTTCTGCCACCACCAGCGGCAACGGTGGCTCAGAAAGGTTCCTAAGCCACCAGGGGTCCCGAGATGATAGCTCGGAGGCCTCGGAGAGCTCAGACGAGGCCAGCGACCGCACTTGGATCTTGACCAATGAACGCAGCGGTGAGAGGAGTGATTCCAGGAGTGACAGTGACTCCAACGGTGCCCGGCGCTCCGGCTCACTGACCCGCAACGCTGTGTCACTAGTCAAGCTGCCACCACCCCAAGAGACTACAGAACCTGACCTGGAGGGTGAGACAGCAAGGCAAGGTGACCAGGACACCCTCAGCACAGTGTCCTCCCTCAGTAGCCTCTCCTCAGGCTCTGGGGGCAGCGGTGGGGAGCGGGAGAGGGCACACCCACCCCTCACCCAGGCCCAGCATTCCCTACCCACCACTACTCACCCCCATATGAGAGCCACCCTGCCTAGGACACCATCAGCTGTTACTCGTGCTGCCTCGGCCCCTCCCCAGACTACTCACGGCATGAAAACCGTGGCAGGCGGTTCCCTAACCCGCGGCCGCCCTCGGGAACAGCTCTGGAGTTCtgaaggggagggcgggggaatgGTGCGAGAGAAGAGTGCACCGCCAGCCTCACGCACCCTCGAACGGCCTTACAAGGGCACCATGAACTCGAGGGGGGCAGAGTATGAACGCAGCATTGAGGAGTCTCTGCAGCTGATCCGCATGCACATGGACTCCCTGAATGAGGTGAACACACTCGCTGGGGTGCCGGGGGCTGGCGGGGGAAGTGAGATGGTACTTGCTCCCCCACCAGAGTTCTGTGACCTGTCCTTGTCAGAGCATCACCCACGAAGGAACAAAACAGTGATTCACATCTCCAGTGACACCCAAGACCCGCCTGTCAGTCTGGTGTCAGGGCCatccaggcaccaccaccaccaccatcatcacctgcaccaccaccaccaacaacagcaacagcaaccacAACAGCAGCAACACCCCCAGCAACAACACCCCCAGCAACAACACCAGcaccaactacaacaacaacaacttcaacaGCAGCAACTACAGCAACACCAACTACAACAGCACCAGCTACAACAACAGCAGCTACAACAGCACCAACTTCAACAGCACCAACTACAACAGCACCAGCTACAGCAACACCAAATACAGCAACACCAGCTACAACAGCagctacaacagcaacaactccAGCAACAacttcaacagcaacaacagcaggaaCAAGAAGACGACACTCCACAGTTCCGACACAAGACATTGACCGAGTGGACCACCCGAGACACAACGGAGTGGCTGGAGAGTATTTTTATGCCCGAGTATAAGGATTCTTTTGAGGAGCAAGACATTGACGGTCGAAAGTTGATGGGCCTGAACAACGATGCTCTGATCAACCTGGGTGTGAGGCGGGTTGGTCACAGGGTCAGTATGGAAAAGTCTCTGAAAAGGTATAAACCCACTGAACGCATTGATCTTTGA